The following is a genomic window from Pseudomonas lurida.
GAAGCCTATGGCACCGCCTTCAATGTGGACCGTTTAATGCTGGCGGACCTGATCCAGCTGAAATCGAAAATGAACGGTGTGGGCGAAGGCCAGGTGCTGCAGACCCGCGAGGCCGAGGTAAGACTACCGACGAGCTGGGCGCCGGGCCAGACCTTGAGTGCCCACCTGAAGATGGCCAATGTGCCGGTCAAGCCCACCGACAAACCGGCCGAGACTACCTTGACCTGCAAGGTGGGCGAACGTTTCCCGGCGCGCCAGGTGTTTGCGTCGTTGACGGGCGATGCCATCCGACTGGCCTGCGAGCAGGACGGCTATACGTCCTCGCGTGCGTTTATCGAGGACCTGGGCGTCGCCCTGACCCTGGAGTCGACGTCGAGCCAGACCCACTATGTGAATGAAATCCAGACGCTGGACGTGGTGCGCTGACGGGGCGTTTTCCCAAACAAGCTTCTCAATTAGGTATTAACGATGGAACGTTATGAATCACTGGTCATCGGCCTGGGCGCCATGGGCGCCGCCACGGTGTACCAACTGGCCAAAGCCGGCGTGAAGGTCGCCGGCATCGACCGCCATCACCCGCCTCATACCTTCGGTTCCAGCCACGGCGATACGCGAATCACGCGGCTGTCGGTGGGTGAAGGGGCGCAGTACGTGCCCATCGTGCGCAACTCGCATCGCATATGGCGAGAGCTGGAGGCCTTGTCGGGGGAGTCGTTGTTCGAACAGTCCGGCTTGCTGGTACTCACCTCCCACGAGGGCTTCGACACCAGCGATGAAAGCGACTTCACCCTGCGCACCATCGGCCTGGCGCAGACCTACGGGATCGAACACGAAGTGCTGGACGCCGTGCAGATTCGCCGACGCTTTCCCCAATTTGCCCAGGTGGCGGACAACGCCATCGGCTACTACGAGCCCGCCGGCGGCTTCGTGCGGCCCGAGCGCTGCATCGAGGTGCAATTGCGCCTGGCCGAGCAACATGGCGCGACGCTGTACAAAGGCGAGACCGTGACCGATATCCGCTCGGATGAACATGGCGTGACGGTGACCACCGACCGGCGCACCTTGCAGGCCAACAAGCTGGTGGTGAGCGCCGGTAACTGGGCAGGCGATCTGCTGGGGGCACCGTTTGACCGGCTGCTCAAGGTGTATCGGCAGCAACTGTTCTGGTTCGAGCTGGAACCGGATGCGCCGCTGGTTGGGGCGTCACCCACGTTTATCTTCACCCACGGCCCGGGCGAGGCGCATACCAGCTACGGTTTCCCGGCGTTGCCCGGCGAGGGCAGTTTGAAGCTGGCCACGGCGCAGTACCACACCGTGTCCACGCCAGAGACGCTGGACCGCACGGTCTCGCCCGCACAGGCGCGGGAGATGTACGAACAGCACGTGCAAGGCCGTATCGCCGGGCTGACGGCCAATGTGGTCAAGTCGGCGGTGTGTGCCTACACCGTGACGCCGGACCATCATTTCATCATCGATAAACACCCGACGCTGCAACACACCCTGGTGGTGTCGCCGTGTTCGGGGCATGGCTTCAAGCATTCGGCGGCGCTGGGCGAGGCTTTTGCGCAGTGGTGCATACGGGGCACGAGCGAGCTGGATCTGTCGTCGTTTTCGTTGCAGCGCTTAAGACCTTTGTGGTGAACGGCCCTGCCGCGGCGAGCGGGCTCGCCCCACGCTGGGTGGCGACTAGAAGTGGCGTATGAGCGAGCCGAACAGGTCGCGCTGGGGCATTTGGCTTAACGGGATTTCAGCGTTCTCGAACCACTGTGCACTGGCTTCGGGGTGTGGGCCGCTCAGTATCACCACGCCCTTCTCGAAGGTATACCGCGCGGCCGCGACGTCGCCGTTACGGTAGGTCGCGATGACCCTGTTGGGCGCGACCTTGGGGAAGTAAGGGCCGTCCTGGAAGAACACGTGGTCAGGCTTGCCTTCCCACGTGACCTGCACGGCGGCGTCGGCGATGTCGGGCACTTCGAAACCGGGGCGGCCGGCTTCGCCGTCGAGGTCCTGGGGGATCAGGCCGAGGTTGCTGTCATCCGCCAGGTAGGCGCCCATGCACACGCCCAGGTAGCGCCCGCCGTTGGCGACATAATCGCGTATCGCCTCAATGCGTGCATCGCCCAGGCTGCGCAGGGCGCCGGGGATGTCCTGGCCGCCACCAGGTTGCACGTAGAGGTCGTAGCCCGCGAGGGTTTGCGGCGTGATGTCGATGGGCTCATCGGCGCCTACGAAGTCGATACGGTAGTTGGGGTTGATGCGCTCCAGGGCTTTTGCCACGTTTTCTGAACAGTCATCGCAGCCTGCCGGGCCACGGTAGATGGCGACATGGGTGATGGGCGCCGAGGCCTCGGCCGGTGACGGCAGCAAAAGGGCAAAGGCAAACAAGGTAGCAACAGCTCGCAGGGTCATGGCCGGGGGCTCCTGTACGGACACCGCAAAGCCTAAAGCGATTGCGCCGTTGAATCCGTTAACAGTTGTAAACAATGCCCAGTTGGGGATAACTGGCGGTCGAGCCCCGTTCCGAGAGTGCCCAGCATGTTTGAACTCGCCTCCCTGATCACCTATATCGCCGTCGTGATCGGCCTGTTCCTGATCCCCGGCCCGTCCGTGTTGCTGGTGATCACCCGCACTGTGCAGGGCGGCCGCAAGGTCGGGGTTGCCACCGGCCTGGGCGTGGCGTGCGGCGATCTGCTGCATACCCTGGGCGCGGCGCTGGGGTTGTCGGCGATTTTGATGACCTCGGCCACGGCGTTCAACGCCGTGAAGTGGGCGGGCGCGGCTTACCTGATCTACTTGGGCATCCGCGCGTTCATGGCCAAAACCGGCACTCAGAAAGGGCTGACGTTGCCCGCCGTCACGCCGCGCCAGGCGTTTTTCCAGGCGGTGGGCGCCGAACTGCTCAACCCGAAGACTGCGATTTTCTTCCTGGCCTTCCTGCCTCAATTCGTGCACCCGGAATCTGGCTCATCGCTGGTGCAGTTCGCGGTACTGGGCCTGATATTCTCGGCGCTCAGCGCGGTCTACACCAGCCTGCTCGCCCTCGCCATCCGCCCCTTGAGCCGAGGCATCAAGGGGCTTTCCCGGTTGCGGCGCTGGGAAGGGAAAATCATCGGCACACTGTTTATGGGCCTGGGCCTGAAGGTGGCGTTGCAGCAACGCTAGTCACTTGGCAAACGCATACTCCCCACCCTGCTCCACCGCCTTGCGATAGGCAGGCCGCGCCTGGAATTTTTCCACCCAGGCCGCCAGGTTCGGGTAGGCCTGCAGCTTGCCCTGGGCCTTGGCGATTTCGCCGATAAAGCTCATCTGGATATCCGCACCACTCAGCTCGTCGCCCAGCAGGTACGCTTTCTCCGCCAGCGCGTCGTTCAGGTAACCCAAATAGTTGGCCACTTCCGATTCGATGCGCGGATGCAACGGTGCGCCAGCGTCACCCAGGCGGCCGACGTAGAGGTTAAGCATCAACGGCAACATGGCCGAGCCTTCGGCGAAGTGCAGCCACTGCACATAGGTGTCATAGGTGGCGCTGGCGGGGTCCGGTTGCAGGCGGCCCTGGCCGTGGTGGCGGATCAAGTAGTCGATGATGGCGGCGGATTCGATCAGCACCTGGCCACCGTCTTCGATCACCGGGGATTTGCCCAGCGGGTGGATGGCCTTGAGCTCTGGCGGGGCGAGGTTGGTTTTCGGGTCGCGTTGGTAGCGCTTGATCTCGTAGGGCAGTCCGAGTTCTTCGAGCAGCCACAGGATGCGTTGCGAGCGTGAATTGTTGAGGTGGTGGACGATAATCATTGAAGGCTCCGCAGGGCGAGAGGAATGTCTTGGAAACAGACTACGCCAGCCTCCAGGAGTGCCGACAATTAAATGTCTGCCGATTGTTCAGGCGTTTGGCTGATCGAGGCCCACGCCGCCTGCGCCAGCAACGCGGCGTAGTGATTCGGGCTGTGCTTGACCCGGCCGGATAACCACGCACGGGCATAGCTTTCGGCCGAGCCGATGATCAGCGACAGCAGCAGTTCTGACGGGATATGGCTGAACGCCTCGCGGCGGCCTTCGTCGCTCATCCACTCGGTCAATTGCGCATTGCGCTGCTTGTTGCGGGTGAGCAGCTCGTCCTTGTGCGGGCCGTTGGCCACGGCGAAACGGCTCTGGAACATAAAGCGCGCCCATTCGGGTTGCGCATCCACCCACTCCACATAACTGCGCACCAGCGCTTCCACACCGGCCTGGGCGGTTTGCGCCGGCTTCAGATAGTGGTCTCGCAAGGCGGCCTGATCTTCCAGCGCGGCAAAAAACAGCGCGGCGACGATACCTTCCTTGTTGCCGAAGTGATGGTAGATGGCGCCCACGCTGGTCTCGCACCGCGCGCGGATGGTTTCGATATTCGTCGCTTCAATACCCACGTCGTTAAAGCTGGCCAGGGCCTCGCGCAGGATGCTGCGCTTGAGGTCGCTGCGCCGGCCCGGGAAGGTGCGCTCGATCAGGTCAGGTGCGTGCATGAAGTGGCTCGCCAAATGTACGGAGTCTAAAGGTACAGCCGCCTGCAGAGAAGGCATGGCTTGACACCTGTGGAATTTACAGAATATTGTTCCGTCACAGAATATTATTCTGTCAACCCATTGCGAGGATAATCCATGAGCCAGTTTCTCAGCATGTTCAACAGTGCAGGCCCTGCAGCGTTCAGCCAAATGGCCTGCCAAGTGGCGCCCTACTTCAGCACCATCAACCCGGAAATCGCCGAACTGCGCCCTGGGCATGCCGTGGTCAATGTGCCGTTTCGCAAGGAAATCACCAACCACTTGGCGTCCGTGCATGCCATTGCGTTGTGCAACGCGGCGGAATTGGCGGGTGGAACGATGACGGACGTGTCGATACCGTCAGGTGCCAAATGGATCCCCAAGGGCATGACCGTGGAGTACCTGGCGAAGGCCAAGTCGAACATCCGTGCCGTAGCGGATGGCAGCGGTATTGATTGGTCCACCGCGGGGGACAAGATCGTGCCGGTGGATATTTTTGATGAGGGCGAAGTGAAGGTGTTCACCGCCAGGATCACCATGAATGTGAAGATCGCCTGAGGCCATGGCGGCTGGCTCGGCAACTGCCGAGCCACGCGTCAGTGCACCATCGACCACAGTGAAGCACCTACGCCGGTGATGCTCTCCCCCGCAATCAAGCCAGCGGCGGCGGTAATCGCAAAGCGCTCGGTGAGGCTCGGCCAGCGGCAGCTCAGCAGCCAGGTCAGTATCGCGCCCAGGGCCATCATCAGCGAGACCGAGGCCGGCAGCACGAAGGCCAGGCCCAGGGCGGCGGCACTCGGGAGGAAGCGGGCACGATGGGCAGGCAAGGTGCTGTCCAGCACACCGAGCATTACGCCAACCAGGCCGCCGATGGCAATCGCCCAGCGAATGCTGGTGGACAGTGAATCCAACCCATGGGTGAGGGTTTGCGCCACGGCTTTCCAGGTAGCGACCGCCGGGGCCGGCCACTCCTCGGTGAGCAGCATGGTTTGCGGATCCGGGATCAACGCCAGGTAGGCGAATACGCCAACGATACTGCCGATGAAAATCCCCAGGATCTGCGCGATCACCTGCTTATGCGGCGTGGCTCCAATGGCCTTGCCCACCTTGAAATCATTCATCAAGTCGGTGCACTGCCCGGCCGAGCCACCAGCCGTGTTGGCGCTCATCAGGTTGATCGGCACCTGCCCCGGCGCGACGATACCAAAGCTCAGCTGGGACAGTTGCCCAATGGCGCCGATCGGCGGAATGCCGGTGGCGCCCACCACGCGCGCGGCGACGGCGGCGAGGCAAATCGCCAATGGGATCGTGAGCAACGCCATGCCCAGATGAATGCCGAACAGCAGCGCCTGCAGGCTCACCACCAGCACAATCGCCAGCACAAAACCGGCGGCAGGCCCCGGTTTTGGCACCGTCCAGGTCGATTCGCCGCCGGATTGCGTTGATCGGTACAAAACCCACAAACGAATCGCCAGCGAGGCCAAGGTGGAACACACCATCAGGCTTACGCCCGGCCACAACAACCACTCCACCAGCGCGGCAAACTGCGGGCCGCTGCTGCCCACAGGCAAGGTCACCAGGTGTTGCGCCAACAACCAGGGGCCCAGGCCACCCCAGGCGAGCAAGGCGCCGAGCAGCAGGGTCAGGCCCACGCGAATGCCGATGATACCGCCGAAGCCCACCAGCAACAGCGAAGGGTCGGCGGTGAAGGTCAGGCGCTCCAACTGAGCGCTGGGCGACCAGCGCGGGAAGGCCCACATAAAAGTATCGACCCACTTGACCAGCCCGGAGAGCAACGCGGCGCCGAGCAGCACCTTCAAGCGCGTCGCGGCTTCGCGCCCATGGTTGTAGATGTGCAGCAAGGTTTCCAGGGTGGCCATGCCCTCGGGGAATTTCAGCGCCTTGTCATTCAGCAACGAGGGCCGTAGATACCAGGCGATCCAGATGCCCAGGAAACTCACCGAGAACACCCAGGCAATCATGGGGATAGCGTCTAACTGGTTGCCCGTCAGCAAGGTATAGGCCGGGATCGGCGCTACCAGTCCGCCGGAAATGATTGAAGCGGCGGCCGAGGCGACGGTCTGGTTGATGTTGCTTTCATGCAAGGTCCACGGCAGGTGGTCGGTGGAACGCTTGGCCACTCCTTGAAAGATGGCGTAGCCAATCAACAGTGCGATGATCGACATGTTGAACGACCAACCAATCTTCAACCCGGCGTAGACATTGGAAGGTGTGAGCAGGATGCCGAGGACACTGCCGGTGATGACGGCGCGCAGGCTGAGTTCGCGGGTGACGGGGCCGTGCGGGAGGGTCGTTGCGGACATGCGGATTCCTTTCGGCAAGGGAACAGGGCTACCTGACAAGTGAGCCCCGTATCCGCCGAAGGTTCATCCGATTGCTCAGCCCAGGCGAAACCGCGCGGTGTTGTCGCTCAATGCCTGGCTGCCTTTGCTCAAGGTGTCGGCCGCTCGGTTCACAGCCCGCGCGCCGTCGAGCAAGCGCCCTGCCGCCTGGTCCACTTGCTGGATATTGCCGCTCACTTCATCTGCCGTCGCCGCTTGTTCTTCAACAGCAGTGGCGATCTGCGCCAGGGTGTCGGTGACGTGTTGCACCGCACCGGCAATCTCGCCCAAACGTGTGCCCAGCCCGGTGACGGATTCAGCATCCGTCAGTGCCTGTTCACACGCGGCGCCCATCAACGTGACCGCCTGGCTGACCGTGGCGCGCAGGCTGTCGACCGTGCCGGCGATTTGCGCGGTGGAGGCCTGGGTGCGTTGCGACAGGCTGCGCACTTCATCGGCTACCACGGCAAAACCGCGGCCCTGTTCGCCGGCGCGGGCGGCTTCGATGGCGGCGTTGAGCGCCAGCAGGTTGGTCTGCTCGGCAATGCCGCGGATGGTGTCGACCACCGATTGAATCTGCTGGCCCTGTTGGCTGACTTGCTCCAGTGCATCGGCAGTATCGGTCAGGCGCTGGTTGAGCTGCTGGATGCTGGCCGTGGTGCGCTGGCTGTCGCGGCTGCTGTCTTCGGCAATACGCCGGGTCTGCTGGGCGCTGCCCGAGGCGTGTTCGCAACTTCTGGCGACGCCCAGCGAAGTGGCGGCCAGTTGGGTGGCGGCAGCAGCAATCTGGCTGATTTGATGTTGCTGGTCTTCGACTTCGGTGAGCGTGCTGCCCGATTGCGAATTGAGGGTGAGCACCGCCGAGCCGAGTTGCTGCGTCTCGTGATTGACCCCCAGCAGGCTGGCGCGCAGTTGCACCACCGCGACGTTCAGCGCAGTGCTGATGGCCGCGAGTTCGTCGCGTCCTTCCACCGCCACCTCCACGCACAGGTTGCCGTCGCGCAGAGACTCAGCCAGCGTGGTGATGCCACTGGCGCTGCGGCGAATCGAGGCTTGCAGGCATATGAACAGGTACAACGCGGCCAAGGCCAACAGACTGAATGTCGCGGCGACGGGGATGAATTTCTGCAGCGAGCGATCGCGGTAATAGCTCAGGCGCGCATCCAGCGAGCTGAGCGACTGGCTACGCAGCGCGCCCAAGCTGTCGAGCACCCCATCGACACTGCGCTCGAAGCCTGCGGTGTCGAGCTTGATGGTGCCGCCGAATACCCCGTCGTCGAGCACTTTGAGTTCGTCGTCCAGCCGTTGCAAGCTGTTGTCGTATTGCCCGGTCCAGGGCTCAAGACCCGCATATTGCTTGGCCTTGAGCGACGCCGCGGCCTTGACCAACTGGTCCCGTGCATCGCCGATGCGGCCGCGCAAGTCACGCATCTGCAAGCGGCT
Proteins encoded in this region:
- a CDS encoding hotdog fold domain-containing protein, whose protein sequence is MSQFLSMFNSAGPAAFSQMACQVAPYFSTINPEIAELRPGHAVVNVPFRKEITNHLASVHAIALCNAAELAGGTMTDVSIPSGAKWIPKGMTVEYLAKAKSNIRAVADGSGIDWSTAGDKIVPVDIFDEGEVKVFTARITMNVKIA
- a CDS encoding TetR/AcrR family transcriptional regulator; protein product: MHAPDLIERTFPGRRSDLKRSILREALASFNDVGIEATNIETIRARCETSVGAIYHHFGNKEGIVAALFFAALEDQAALRDHYLKPAQTAQAGVEALVRSYVEWVDAQPEWARFMFQSRFAVANGPHKDELLTRNKQRNAQLTEWMSDEGRREAFSHIPSELLLSLIIGSAESYARAWLSGRVKHSPNHYAALLAQAAWASISQTPEQSADI
- the solA gene encoding N-methyl-L-tryptophan oxidase, with product MERYESLVIGLGAMGAATVYQLAKAGVKVAGIDRHHPPHTFGSSHGDTRITRLSVGEGAQYVPIVRNSHRIWRELEALSGESLFEQSGLLVLTSHEGFDTSDESDFTLRTIGLAQTYGIEHEVLDAVQIRRRFPQFAQVADNAIGYYEPAGGFVRPERCIEVQLRLAEQHGATLYKGETVTDIRSDEHGVTVTTDRRTLQANKLVVSAGNWAGDLLGAPFDRLLKVYRQQLFWFELEPDAPLVGASPTFIFTHGPGEAHTSYGFPALPGEGSLKLATAQYHTVSTPETLDRTVSPAQAREMYEQHVQGRIAGLTANVVKSAVCAYTVTPDHHFIIDKHPTLQHTLVVSPCSGHGFKHSAALGEAFAQWCIRGTSELDLSSFSLQRLRPLW
- a CDS encoding LysE family translocator, producing MFELASLITYIAVVIGLFLIPGPSVLLVITRTVQGGRKVGVATGLGVACGDLLHTLGAALGLSAILMTSATAFNAVKWAGAAYLIYLGIRAFMAKTGTQKGLTLPAVTPRQAFFQAVGAELLNPKTAIFFLAFLPQFVHPESGSSLVQFAVLGLIFSALSAVYTSLLALAIRPLSRGIKGLSRLRRWEGKIIGTLFMGLGLKVALQQR
- a CDS encoding methyl-accepting chemotaxis protein translates to MHSLLSPGIRLLGRFGFARKFQILFFLFMLPLAGSLWMIGSDYRDKLTVISSEQSGVRQLLALDALDGQLTAQRNLAARWKAADILHAPTPAAKAAMEKVDANFPVILQSLQALGDSLKAQNASADILARFEALQATVKGMDSQSLRTVGWWPDGYDRFTSALTAMQTLREQITLDAGLILDPWLETYLLMQISTQHTPDLIERIGRMASVGQSSIASGQFTLQSRLQMRDLRGRIGDARDQLVKAAASLKAKQYAGLEPWTGQYDNSLQRLDDELKVLDDGVFGGTIKLDTAGFERSVDGVLDSLGALRSQSLSSLDARLSYYRDRSLQKFIPVAATFSLLALAALYLFICLQASIRRSASGITTLAESLRDGNLCVEVAVEGRDELAAISTALNVAVVQLRASLLGVNHETQQLGSAVLTLNSQSGSTLTEVEDQQHQISQIAAAATQLAATSLGVARSCEHASGSAQQTRRIAEDSSRDSQRTTASIQQLNQRLTDTADALEQVSQQGQQIQSVVDTIRGIAEQTNLLALNAAIEAARAGEQGRGFAVVADEVRSLSQRTQASTAQIAGTVDSLRATVSQAVTLMGAACEQALTDAESVTGLGTRLGEIAGAVQHVTDTLAQIATAVEEQAATADEVSGNIQQVDQAAGRLLDGARAVNRAADTLSKGSQALSDNTARFRLG
- a CDS encoding BPL-N domain-containing protein; its protein translation is MTLRAVATLFAFALLLPSPAEASAPITHVAIYRGPAGCDDCSENVAKALERINPNYRIDFVGADEPIDITPQTLAGYDLYVQPGGGQDIPGALRSLGDARIEAIRDYVANGGRYLGVCMGAYLADDSNLGLIPQDLDGEAGRPGFEVPDIADAAVQVTWEGKPDHVFFQDGPYFPKVAPNRVIATYRNGDVAAARYTFEKGVVILSGPHPEASAQWFENAEIPLSQMPQRDLFGSLIRHF
- a CDS encoding OPT family oligopeptide transporter codes for the protein MSATTLPHGPVTRELSLRAVITGSVLGILLTPSNVYAGLKIGWSFNMSIIALLIGYAIFQGVAKRSTDHLPWTLHESNINQTVASAAASIISGGLVAPIPAYTLLTGNQLDAIPMIAWVFSVSFLGIWIAWYLRPSLLNDKALKFPEGMATLETLLHIYNHGREAATRLKVLLGAALLSGLVKWVDTFMWAFPRWSPSAQLERLTFTADPSLLLVGFGGIIGIRVGLTLLLGALLAWGGLGPWLLAQHLVTLPVGSSGPQFAALVEWLLWPGVSLMVCSTLASLAIRLWVLYRSTQSGGESTWTVPKPGPAAGFVLAIVLVVSLQALLFGIHLGMALLTIPLAICLAAVAARVVGATGIPPIGAIGQLSQLSFGIVAPGQVPINLMSANTAGGSAGQCTDLMNDFKVGKAIGATPHKQVIAQILGIFIGSIVGVFAYLALIPDPQTMLLTEEWPAPAVATWKAVAQTLTHGLDSLSTSIRWAIAIGGLVGVMLGVLDSTLPAHRARFLPSAAALGLAFVLPASVSLMMALGAILTWLLSCRWPSLTERFAITAAAGLIAGESITGVGASLWSMVH
- a CDS encoding glutathione S-transferase family protein codes for the protein MIIVHHLNNSRSQRILWLLEELGLPYEIKRYQRDPKTNLAPPELKAIHPLGKSPVIEDGGQVLIESAAIIDYLIRHHGQGRLQPDPASATYDTYVQWLHFAEGSAMLPLMLNLYVGRLGDAGAPLHPRIESEVANYLGYLNDALAEKAYLLGDELSGADIQMSFIGEIAKAQGKLQAYPNLAAWVEKFQARPAYRKAVEQGGEYAFAK